The DNA region gaacttctttgtgtgcccttttttcccgcaatgatagcagtcaatatctttaagtctgcttctggatttgcttctatgatgttctctattttgagaaccacgattcttgcctctccccctagtgtcagtcaccaagacatctgatgaggaggaaccttgagattttcttctcatctcttcatttaaaagactgctcttggcaagatccatagagatcacaccatccggagcagaatttgataatgaagttctaataatttcccaagaatctggtagggaaccaagtagaaataagccttgaatttcttcatcaaaattaatacccatagcagataactggttcatgatcccctgaaaaatattcagatgatctgtcattgcggaaccatcgtggtattttaaacccagcatttgctttatcagaaacatcttgttattaccagtttttcgagcatacaaactttcaagatgctcccatagggtccgagcatgtgtctctccagaaatatggttcaacacattatcgtcaacccactgtctaataaagccgcaaacctgccgatgcaacaaattccactcttcatctgatttattatcaggctttttatttccaaagacaggttgatgaaaattcttgacatagagcaaatcttccattttgcccttccaaatggcataatttacgccactcaaagtaaccattctactagtgttggcttccatcgtttatcacaaatacaaatcttattttattcgaagaccaaagtaattcttttctgatgtggaagttcagactgtgctgcaaccacagagcatactcagacagaaccttggctctgataccacttgatgggaataaaatagacccgcaaaaataatattcacggtattagtgataaacgcggaacactaacttatggttaaatcagcaagaataaaatgcagcaataatgacaccaagattttatgtggaaacccttctgaataagggaaaaaccacggccaagaggagcagctgatatcactatagaggaattttacactgtgtagtaacgagtacaaatactcctaagaccactacaccctcaaaagaaataacactcttttgattttctcacctcactacaatatcactcacactctatttttcttcacagactattttcttacagtctatggaatacctcacttttgctctcactcagatgtattgtctgagattttggtgtgtatagcaaatgatcttggtgatCTAACAAATGatagaaagcttccctatttatagggatgaaatggaGCTATTGATGTCATCAGTGACATCACTTGAATGTAGAAAGTCAAGATGTTCACTATGAACACATTCAGTAGCCGATTTTCTCATTTCAACAATAGCTGCCAATTGTATATTTTgtcaaaaggaagaaaaaactttcttccttaaaataggggactggaccccacactTGGGATTGTATTCTGACTTAACAAGAATCTAAGTGGAGAAAATGATGTTTTTCCAGGTTCAGTGGGACACCTTTGAAGATAACGACGCTCATGCCGATCTTGTTGATGAGGACCAGGGTGTTTTAATAACTGTTGGTTTCTTACCAGGATTAACAGTTGATTTAATCCCATTAAAAAAATCTCGGGTAATTCTGTACTCCAGTACAATCCTAACATGTTTACAAGTATGTCTGCCTTGTTGAGAGAAATTTGAACTTCCACCTTTTTAGCTCAGTTCTCATTTCGAATTCATGAAGTTCCTACTTGGAATTTTGAAGGGGTTGAATAGTTTATATCTAGTAGAAAATTTGTGCTAACCTGATTTAAATTGGGCTACACTAACTTGGGGAGAACAAACTTCAGGGACCCATGACTAAGGATTTCATGCGCAGTATCAGGGAACACTAGTTCTCTCGTTCTGGGTCACCACCAATGGGGATTTTGTTATTTTCGGTAAGTCTTAAGTCTCTTGAGGCCAATCATTTTGTTATTTCTAGCACCCTGTGGCAAAGCAGTTTATTCCCTGCTTTTCAAAGTGATGATGCCTTATATTCCTTAAATTGTGGATGAAGGGGATAAAATCAATCCTCATGCAATTCAGATTCTGTATGAGTGCAGGGACTAATCAATTTAGATTTCGAGTGAGACAGATTAAAAAGCTGTGTTGAAGTGTGTGGCCAACTCATCACTAAAAGCTTAAGTTGTTAGAgaaaatacacttttatttatttattttgtcttcAACACGGCCCTTCCCATGCAGGCCAGATTCTTTTTGATAGGCCAAACGCGTGGATATTCTTTTTGATAATGGGTGGCAGTGAGACTCGAACCTAGGACCTATGCCCGGGGCGGAGTTAGGTAGCGAAAAATTACACCgtatatacaaggttaaaattattttttatgtaatatatagtagatgttgaacccccttggcttcttcgtgtatttacttcttcatataTTTGAACCCCCTAGATGAAAATCCTGGCTCTCCCACTGCCTATGCCTGCTCTAATACCATATTGAAGTGTGCGACCAattcatctaaaagcttaagctgttagagagaacacacttttatttatttaattctgTCTTCGAAAAGCTGAATGAACTTTGAAGTACACTTGAAGTTTTTTTTGTTCCAGGAATAACCTTCTTTTTTCTTActttaaatataataaaaatcATTTGAATGTTGTTCTAGGATGAGGACATTGACATCAAACCGGTCCTTGCAAAGTTGGGTGAGTGAGCTTCATAGTTCTCATTTGTGGAAAACTTCATTTGTTCCCATTTACTTTTGTGGTTGCAGATTTCTCTTCTTACTTGATTCTGTGAGAAAGAACTTATATTTTCAGTGGCACATTTCGTGTTTGTAGATTATGCTTTTTCCAGTGAGACTGCCATTGTGGGTAACGGAGGTTCTAAGTTTTTCTACCGAGGTGTAACAGCAATTAACCGATCTAATAACAAAGAGTCCAGTTCAGCTGCTGTTGCTCTTTCATTTTCAAGGGATATAGGCAAGCCTCCTGGTACGCATTGCTTCTTGACGGAAACTTTTTGATTTCAAATTGTGATCCTGTTTGTTCAATAAAAAGCACTGTTTTATAAGGCATTCGGGTCGGAGAGAACCTTGCCACCAATGCTGGTCTGATTTAGTAGGGTTTGATTCCACAATATTTGGCGCACATCTTTAATATCAACTAAGTTGTGAAGTTGTCAAAACTCTCCCAAATTTTGGCTCATTTTCACGGCTACAAAAGGTTAACCGTTAAAAGGCCTCGATAATTCTGCCCGAAAGCATTTTTTCCTTCTGACCACACATTCTAAGTTTATCGACATAAGTGAATAATGAACTGCTTCTCCTACAGAATCCTTAAAAGAATTAGTCCctatgtcccaatttatgtgatactcttTCCTTTTAGTTAGTCCCAAAAAAAATGATGCCTTTCTATATTTAAGttacaatttaattttaaacttcccattttacccttaattgatgatttatagccacaaaatTCCTATGACTTGTTTTAGCCCACAAGTTTCAGAAGTCTCTCTTTtattcttaaactccatgcctaGTCAAACaccgtcacataaattgggacaaagtgTATACTTTCCCAAGCAATAGTGTGTTTAAGAGAGACATTGGGCTTGTTTATTATTTGGTTTCTCTGCTGTCTTAATAGGCACTTGAGCCAAACAAGGACCCGTGGcatgcatagcgggagcttaggaGTTTCCCTTTTGACTGGGATATAGATAGAGGGAGGTCTGGATAAGAAGAGATTTTCTTGGTTAACTAATACGCCTCAGGAACACATTAGGGGCAGTGGTGTAGAAACTAAGTAAACTGCGGATGACAAGTTCAAAAATGGTTTGAAAGGTTATAAATGTTGGATATTTTCCGAAATTTGGGGACCtcttatgtatgtgtgtgtgtgtgagcgagAGAAAGCGAGAGAGAGAGAATTGGGCGTCTATTATTTGGTTTCTCTTGTATTAGTAGAACTATTTATTTAGTCATCAAATGATGAGTATACAAGCTTAACTGACTCGAGTTGTTTAGTTAGCTTGTATGGAATTATATGGTTATATATAGCTTGAGCGCTATGTAGTTCATTTGACCTGTATTTGTCTGAATAACTTCAGCACATCTGATGTGCTTTCCCAAATGAAATTTCATTCTCTGTAAACTTTGTAGTTATGCATGATCTTTTAGATGCATATCCTTAGCATTTTTTAAAATTGTCAGTATTGTTAAAGTTATGCCGCTGCTTCTTTTGCAGTTATATCAGTAAATAGTTAAAAGTATTAGAATCCTTGTCTTCTACTTAATATTTTCGTATCTTTAGGTaatttattatattatattatatttccAGGGAGTTTATTGAGGCAATCATTTTCTGGGACCCTGTAAACAGGTGTTGGGAAAACTCAGTTTCATGTAATGTTATCCACTGGCATTTCACCGATTGGGCCTACATACAAAGCTGTTTATGTTAAGGCGATGATGCCTTATGAATATTCTACTCAGCTCATGGGAACAACAGAAGATATTGACATGAATCTGGATGGTGACACTGTTTTAGATCAGATTTATGATGAGGTAAGATTGTACATCTTGTGAAGTAAATTGGTTTTAATGTTTCAGCACCAAAGCTTAAGTGGCTAGTTTCTGAAGGAAGTAATTTAGAGCTGGTTTGTTTAGAAAGGCAACTACCAAATACTTACAAGATTTTGTGATGTAACTAGTCTCGTTTCTTTTTCCTTTGATTCCTTCCACCATAGTGAAGCCTTTTTAGTTCAGAAATGTGGGGTTCTTCAAATGTCAGAACTCTGTTGCTCTTGCCTCACTTTAGCAGGGAAGAGCATGCAATGGGTTTAGCGAGATGCATTATGGCAGATTGGACATATTTGGATGATTAGAAGATATCATGCTGTCTGACTGATTTTCAAATTCTATTGGTAACTCCAAAAAAGTCTCACCATTACAAATTAAGGTTGTAAAAGACTTTACAGAATAATATTCTTGATTGATATTTTGTCACATGCACAGTTACCTACGGTATGTTATAATAAGAAATGGTAATAAAATCACCTTTGTTAAACTGGTATTTTTATCCTTAGTAATCTGCTATAAAGGATAATATGAAAGTGAAGGTTTCCTGTGAGTTGGAGATGTTTTTTACTTAATCATATACTTATTTAGAACTTAGAAGCTGTCAGATGAATTTTTGTTTTCAATCATGCGTGTGTGTGAAACACATGAACATAATTCACACTTTTCTCTCTG from Lycium barbarum isolate Lr01 chromosome 10, ASM1917538v2, whole genome shotgun sequence includes:
- the LOC132613423 gene encoding F-box/LRR-repeat protein At5g63520-like, whose protein sequence is MGDSMILECLYRIFGYDAVDEVVDKITGRFGCQIPVITSTSHGIFGQDANTNEFEEVQWDTFEDNDAHADLVDEDQGVLITVGFLPGLTVDLIPLKKSRDEDIDIKPVLAKLDYAFSSETAIVGNGGSKFFYRGVTAINRSNNKESSSAAVALSFSRDIGKPPGVGKTQFHVMLSTGISPIGPTYKAVYVKAMMPYEYSTQLMGTTEDIDMNLDGDTVLDQIYDELGDHTHSQALYVGFTTRRKCTSQRDHPSWITMHEFHVVLK